A genomic region of Oncorhynchus mykiss isolate Arlee chromosome 2, USDA_OmykA_1.1, whole genome shotgun sequence contains the following coding sequences:
- the LOC110534780 gene encoding protein phosphatase 2C-like domain-containing protein 1, whose protein sequence is MDSCIPIEGLPGESFDSSPDTGSPYPSQHHALHHSGSNIHGNPSSNLEKGKSPFSVRVQCVDFVQLQRMAEYSVTTHKGSNPFIRAVAVCEEKNSTWKKNMEDVTIFHEGYGGKEGTSFFGVFDGFHGQISAVTASREMPVLVLEQLSKQDPLLSLEKDQVKLLSRFEALFQKDYNRPYPGQAQNIGLGLGPEQLENLTNMEQVNLAFTTAFWKMDRVLGLGKNETSKIRWSGCTALLCLIDSGLPSSDGKEQGTGQESNTPTPSQELQGGRILIANCGNVHAVLYKQGRGFRLTKDHSTSNPKERKRILQSGGAISVNKQHGLVEGLTEATRGLGHYGDRKLKKSVIPVPYSVSLPTDPSFQMLVLASSGLWEVLDEHAVAERALTVIELTQQKLIVKTLCLMQTVEDSSVSDSQSCIQSRPGSSIFDSEEPSSVKDEDNPPELDMPEPLGVQARDIQNAEETERHQSLVLQQESEVNVKGTMADSLKNLTLDYERLAADICRELVDTALVSGSRENISVMVILLHGLDVLRENTLKGELTKQTNTM, encoded by the exons ATGGACTCATG TATTCCCATAGAGGGGCTCCCTGGGGAATCCTTTGACTCCAGTCCTGACACAGGAAGTCCTTACCCTTCCCAACACCATGCCCTCCACCACAGTGGGAGCAATATCCATGGCAACCCATCTTCCAATTTGGAGAAAGGTAAGAGCCCCTTCAGCGTCAGGGTACAGTGTGTGGACTTTGTCCAACTTCAGCGCATGGCAGAATACAGCGTTACCACGCACAAAGGGAGCAACCCGTTCATCCGTGCTGTGGCAGTGTGTGAGGAGAAAAACTCCACATGGAAAAAGAACATGGAGGATGTGACCATTTTTCATGAGGGGTATGGAGGCAAAGAGGGGACCAGCTTTTTCGGGGTCTTTGACGGGTTTCACGGACAGATTTCTGCAGTTACAGCATCTAGGGAGATGCCTGTTTTAGTCCTGGAGCAACTCTCCAAACAGGACCCCTTGCTCTCCTTGGAGAAGGACCAGGTGAAGCTACTGTCACGCTTTGAAGCCCTGTTCCAGAAAGACTACAACAGACCTTACCCAGGCCAGGCCCAGAACATTGGACTAGGCCTAGGCCCCGAGCAGCTGGAGAATCTGACCAATATGGAACAGGTGAACCTAGCCTTCACCACAGCCTTCTGGAAGATGGACCGGGTCCTGGGGCTTGGCAAGAACGAGACCTCCAAGATCCGCTGGAGTGGCTGCACAGCGCTCCTCTGCCTGATCGACAGTGGGCTGCCCTCCTCAGACGGGAAGGAGCAGGGAACAGGACAGGAGAGTAATACACCAACCCCCTCACAGGAGTTACAGGGTGGAAGAATTCTCATTGCTAACTGTG GTAATGTCCATGCGGTGCTGTACAAACAAGGCAGGGGCTTTCGTCTGACCAAAGACCACAGCACGTCCAACCCTAAAGAGCGCAAACGCATCCTCCAGTCCGGAGGGGCAATCAGCGTCAACAAACAGCACGGTCTGGTGGAGGGGCTGACTGAGGCCACCCGAGGGCTTGGTCATTATGGCGATCGCAAGCTGAAAAAGTCAGTCATCCCTGTGCCTTACTCTGTGTCGCTGCCCACGGACCCATCCTTCCAGATGCTGGTCCTAGCGTCCAGTGGCCTCTGGGAAGTCTTGGATGAGCATGCAGTGGCTGAGAGAGCTCTGACTGTCATTGAGTTGACTCAACAGAAATTAATAGTGAAGACCCTGTGCCTCATGCAAACTGTTGAGGATTCGTCCGTTTCAGATTCTCAAAGTTGCATACAGTCAAGACCAGGGTCATCTATTTTTGATAGTGAAGAACCTTCCAGTGTCAAGGATGAGGACAACCCACCAGAGTTGGACATGCCAGAGCCTCTGGGGGTACAAGCTAGAGATATTCAGAAtgcagaggaaacagagagacatCAATCCCTAGTCCTGCAGCAGGAGAGTGAGGTCAATGTGAAGGGAACTATGGCTGACAGTCTGAAGAATCTCACCTTGGACTACGAGCGCCTTGCAGCTGACATTTGTAGAGAGCTCGTGGACACAGCATTGGTCTCAGGTTCaagggaaaacatttcagtcatgGTCATACTTCTTCATGGGTTGGATGTGCTCAGAGAAAACACTCTCAAAGGAGAGTTGACAAAGCAAACAAATACCATGTAA
- the LOC110488005 gene encoding ras-related protein Rab-5A, whose amino-acid sequence MASKGGATRPNGPNTGNKISQFKLVLLGESAVGKSSLVLRFVKGQFHEFQESTIGAAFLTQTICLDDTTVKFEIWDTAGQERYHSLAPMYYRGAQAAIVVYDITNKESFARAKNWVKELQRQASPNIVIALAGNKADLANKRALDFQDAQSYADDNSLLFMETSAKTSMNVNEMFMAIAKKLPKNEPQADGAYSGRNRGVDLTEAAQPASRSCCST is encoded by the exons ATGGCAAGTAAGGGTGGTGCAACACGACCCAATGGGCCGAACACAGGCAACAAGATCTCCCAGTTCAAATTAGTACTCTTAGGGGAGTCCGCCGTGGGAAAGTCCAGTCTTGTACTTCGCTTCGTCAAGGGCCAGTTTCATGAATTCCAAGAGAGCACAATTGGAG CTGCCTTCCTGACTCAGACAATATGTTTGGATGACACAACAGTCAAGTTTGAGATCTGGGACACAGCTGGTCAGGAGCGCTACCACAGCTTAGCACCCATGTACTACAGAGGTGCCCAGGCCGCAATCGTGGTCTACGACATCACTAACAAA GAGTCCTTTGCACGAGCAAAGAACTGGGTTAAGGAGCTTCAGAGACAAGCCAGTCCAAATATTGTAATAGCTTTAGCTGGGAACAAAGCTGACCTTGCAAACAAAAGAGCATTGGATTTTCAG GATGCCCAGTCGTACGCAGATGATAACAGTTTACTGTTCATGGAAACATCAGCAAAGACCTCTATGAATGTTAATGAAATGTTCATGGCTATTG CAAAGAAATTACCCAAGAACGAGCCTCAAGCTGACGGCGCGTACAGTGGGCGGAACCGGGGAGTGGATCTTACGGAGGCAGCTCAGCCGGCCAGTCGCTCCTGCTGCAGTACCTAA